In Micropterus dolomieu isolate WLL.071019.BEF.003 ecotype Adirondacks unplaced genomic scaffold, ASM2129224v1 contig_12986, whole genome shotgun sequence, a genomic segment contains:
- the LOC123966253 gene encoding butyrophilin subfamily 2 member A2-like, protein MMFNLQMSSTNMKLLPLACLCLLTRSGTTLADEQSPVIIEVEEDSDVILPCSLSTKEDIEYKLFDWKKDGQKEVFLYEAGTHYNNGRPGQDEQFKGRVSHFPDELKYGNASIIIRNTKVTDSGNYTCDFPLLQPRQIFNIQLVVDRILKDRSAENIAGASPKPYVTTIDETKDWELLQCEVLGASSKPTVEWQDSAGNKLPAEEPQVSERGGSFYIILQTTVMKTDHYRCVATQEEISHQIHTDIDVKVNEPPQL, encoded by the exons ATGATGTTTAATCTTCAGATGTCTTCTACAAACATGAAGCTTCTTCCTCTCGCGTGTCTCTGTCTCCTGACTCGGTCTGGAACAACGTTGGCTGATGAACAAA GTCCAGTGATCATCGAAGTGGAAGAAGACAGTGATGTTATTTTACCCTGTTCCCTCAGCACCAAGGAGGACATTGAGTACAAACTCTTTGACTGGAAGAAAGATGGTCAGAAGGAAGTTTTCCTTTATGAAGCAGGAACTCATTACAATAACGGCCGTCCAGGTCAAGATGAGCAGTTCAAAGGTCGCGTCTCACATTTTCCAGATGAGCTGAAGTACGGCAACGcctccatcatcatcagaaATACGAAGGTGACTGACAGTGGAAACTACACCTGTGATTTTCCACTTCTTCAGCCAAGACAGATATTCAACATTCAGCTTGTTGTTG ATCGTATCTTAAAGGACAGATCAGCTGAAAACATTGCAG GAGCATCTCCAAAACCATATGTCACAACAATTGATGAAACGAAGGACTGGGAGCTGCTGCAGTGTGAAGTTCTTGGTGCTTCTTCAAAACCTACAGTAGAGTGGCAGGACAGTGCTGGAAACAAACTTCCTGCTGAGGAGCCACAGGtctcagaaagaggaggcagCTTCTACATCATCCTCCAAACTACTGTGATGAAGACCGACCACTATCGCTGTGTAGCCACACAGGAGGAGATCAGCCATCAGATTCATACTGACATAGACGTGAAGGTCAATG